From the Hevea brasiliensis isolate MT/VB/25A 57/8 chromosome 15, ASM3005281v1, whole genome shotgun sequence genome, one window contains:
- the LOC110673937 gene encoding pentatricopeptide repeat-containing protein At4g15720, with the protein MKRPLSRKCLSLLTNLHPSCQNKRSNYHSKAHCVEKLRNCNHFISATSTHCYILKSGLLHDTFTTNHLINCYVRLRRTSYAQQLFDEMPESNVVSWTSLMAGYVDTGQPKFAIWLFRKMPESSVSPNDFTFATVINASSMLADLETGKKIHTHIEILGFQGNLVVCSSLVDMYGKCNDVDGARRVFDLMDYRNVVSWTSMIAAYAQNARGHEALQVFKEFSCSMQESPNHFMLASVINACASLGKLVSGKITHGAVIRRGHELNDVVASALVDMYAKCGSFSYSDKVFRRIQDPSVISYTSMIVGAAKYGLGKLSLQLFQEMIDRRIKPTDVTFLGVLHACSHSGLVDDGLEHLNSMHEKHGLMPDTKHYTCVVDMLSRVGRIDEAYQLAKSIRVNPDEGALLWGTLLSASRLQGRLDIAVEASKWLIESNQQVAGAYVTLSNTYALAGEWENAHSLRSEMKRIGVHKEPGCSWVEIRDSTYVFYAGDVSFESGNEVLCLLKEMERRMKERGYVGGSTGLVFVDVEQEVKEEIVGLHSERLALAFGLITIPKGITIRVMKNLRMCKDCHEAFKLISEIVERDFVVRDTNRFHYFMDGSCSCRDFW; encoded by the coding sequence ATGAAGCGGCCGTTGAGCAGAAAGTGCCTCTCCCTCTTAACGAATTTACATCCTTCCTGTCAAAATAAACGGTCAAATTATCATAGCAAAGCCCATTGCGTTGAAAAGCTTCGTAATTGCAACCATTTCATTTCTGCAACCTCAACGCACTGCTATATATTGAAATCGGGGCTTTTGCATGACACTTTCACCACCAATCATCTCATAAATTGCTACGTAAGACTCCGAAGAACCAGCTATGCGCAGCAACTATTCGATGAAATGCCTGAATCCAATGTGGTCTCATGGACTTCGCTCATGGCTGGCTACGTTGATACGGGTCAACCCAAATTTGCTATTTGGTTATTTAGAAAAATGCCTGAGAGTTCAGTCTCTCCAAATGATTTCACTTTTGCAACAGTGATTAATGCGTCTTCAATGCTTGCAGACCTTGAAACTGGAAAGAAAATCCATACCCATATTGAGATTTTGGGGTTTCAAGGCAATCTTGTGGTATGCTCTTCATTGGTTGATATGTATGGGAAATGCAATGATGTTGATGGAGCCAGGCGGGTCTTTGATTTGATGGATTATAGGAATGTTGTTTCTTGGACTTCAATGATCGCAGCATATGCACAGAATGCAAGAGGACACGAAGCACTTCAAGTTTTTAAAGAATTCAGTTGCTCGATGCAGGAAAGTCCTAACCATTTTATGTTGGCGAGTGTGATCAATGCTTGTGCAAGCTTGGGGAAGCTAGTTTCAGGGAAAATTACACATGGGGCAGTGATTCGTAGAGGTCATGAATTAAACGATGTGGTTGCAAGCGCACTTGTGGACATGTACGCTAAATGTGGAAGTTTTAGTTACTCGGACAAGGTTTTTAGGAGAATTCAAGATCCTTCTGTCATTTCATATACATCAATGATTGTGGGTGCAGCAAAGTATGGACTTGGAAAGCTCTCCCTACAGCTCTTTCAAGAGATGATTGATAGAAGAATAAAACCAACTGATGTCACTTTTCTCGGGGTTTTGCATGCATGTAGCCACTCGGGACTTGTTGATGACGGGCTAGAACACCTGAATTCCATGCACGAGAAACACGGACTAATGCCTGATACTAAACACTATACTTGTGTTGTTGACATGCTCAGTCGAGTAGGCCGTATAGATGAGGCTTACCAGTTAGCAAAATCTATTAGGGTGAACCCTGATGAAGGGGCTCTCTTGTGGGGTACGCTTCTGTCAGCTAGTAGGCTTCAAGGACGATTAGATATAGCTGTTGAAGCCAGTAAGTGGCTAATTGAATCTAATCAGCAAGTAGCAGGCGCATATGTCACATTATCAAACACTTATGCATTGGCGGGGGAATGGGAGAATGCTCATAGTCTTCGGTCTGAAATGAAGCGAATTGGAGTTCACAAGGAACCTGGGTGCAGCTGGGTTGAGATTAGGGATTCAACTTATGTGTTCTATGCTGGCGATGTATCATTTGAAAGTGGGAACGAAGTCCTTTGTTTGCTCAAGGAGATGGAGAGGAGAATGAAGGAAAGGGGTTATGTGGGGGGAAGCACGGGATTGGTGTTTGTTGACGTGGAACAAGAGGTGAAGGAGGAAATAGTGGGTCTGCACAGTGAGAGATTGGCTTTGGCCTTTGGGTTGATAACCATACCTAAAGGAATCACAATTAGAGTGATGAAGAACTTGAGAATGTGCAAGGACTGCCATGAGGCTTTCAAGCTGATCAGTGAGATTGTAGAGAGAGATTTTGTTGTGAGAGATACTAAtagatttcattattttatggatGGATCTTGCTCTTGCAGGGATTTTTGGTAA